The following DNA comes from Treponema primitia ZAS-1.
CAAGGTCAATGCCAAGGACCTGGAATTATAGAAGGAGGTGTACCATGAGTAAGAGTACCCTGAAGGATCTCAAAACACGGCGGAGTATCCGTTCCTACAAACCGGAACAGATAACTGATGAAGAATTAGATTTAATCCTCGAGGCCGGCACTTGGGCCCCCACGGGCGGCGGTTCCCAATCGCCGGTGATCGTGGCGGTGCAGAACAAGACGGTGCTTAACAAGCTGGAAAAGCTCAACGCCGAGGTGCTTAAGGATCCTAAGGCTAAGCCCTTCTACGGAGCTCCCACGGTACTGGCGGTGCTGGTGGACAAGACCAAGAATACCCCCCTGGAGGACGGCGCCCTGGTATTGGGCAATTTACAAAACGCTGCCTGGGCCGTTGGGGTGGATTCCTGCTGGATACACCGGGCCAAACAGGTGTTTGAAAGTGAAGAAGGTAAGGAACTTCTCAAGAAATGGAAACTGGACAGTGATACATACTTTGGGGTTGGTTTCTGTATCCTCGGCTATGCCAAGGAGGGGCCCAGACCCAAGCCCGCCGCCAGGAAAGCAGGGTACATCATCAAGGTAAAGTAAGCGTCGTATTTTATAAGGGACTGTCCCGGGGAATTTCCGGATGGTCCCTTCAATTTTGCTGCCGGATAAATGGCCGGACGTACAGCAGCGCCGCGCCAACTGCGGCGGCTTCCCTTTTATAGGTACAGGCGGTTATATAGTTTTCATTCCCTGAGAAAGTGGTCAATTTCGCTGCCTGCCCTCGTATTTCATCCACATATTCTTCCAGGTATTCTCCCAAATACCCCCCGAGGATCACCTTGCAGTCAAATGAAACGATAAGGTTATTCAGCGCAACAGCCAAATAGGACACATATTGATCCCAAATAGCGTGGATACTCTTATCCCCCGCTTTCAGCCGTTCAAAAAACAACCCAAGATTACCCCCGGTAAATCGTGACAGGGTCAGGGCGGAACAATAGGCGTCCATACAGCCCTTCTTACCGCAATAGCAGGGCAGACCGTCCTGCACCATGGTCATGTGGCCGAATTCACCTCCCCGCTGGTTCTCCCCCAGGTACAGTTCATCATGAAGGAGAATAGCCCCACCCACGGTATCGCTTAGGGACAGATAGACCGCATTGGGTTCATCCTTATGCTTCCACATTTCTGCAATCCCCGCCGCATTGGCATCGTTGCACAATACCGAAGGATACGGTAGGTCCCGGCTAATGGTAGGACATTGTAGGGCGGAAACCTGCAGCACATGGGAATAGAGGATCATCTGACCATCCTCAGTAAGTACCCCGGGGGCTGAAAAGCCTACCCCCAGTATATCCTCCGGGTTAATTCCGGAAACGGTAATCATAGCTTTTATTGATCGGCCTACTTCCTGATAATAGTCGCTCTCATTCCGGTAGGGCATTTCGATCCGGGTACCTTCAATAATATCTGCGGCCAAATTGATAAGTACGATGCTGATATGATTCCGGGTAATATCCACCCCAATGGCAAATCTGGCATTTTTCCGAAAAACAATCGCCGTTGCTTTCCGTCCGCCCGTGGATTCCAGCAGATCCCCCTCATCCAAAAGTCCTTCCAGTTGGAGACTTTTTACGCTTTGAACAGCCGTTGGCAGACTGATACCCAATCGAAGCGCAATATCCGGTTTTGAAATGCTTCCAAATTGATGTACCAACTGATAAACCCGATTTCGGTTTGTTTGGTTTTTTCCTCCCGATAGTACTGTCCGCCGTGATCCCATACTTTACCCCGATTGTTATAGTATATACATATATAAACCATATTAGTAAGTAGTTCAAGAATTGGCGAATAGCGATTTATTGGCGTTCTATTTAGATTTTTTTGTTGACAATTGTGATTTATGACTATATACTAACAAAAACTTATTAAAGAAGTTTTATAAATGACCATTCTAAATATTGATAATGGGAGGAATTATTATGAGTTATCTGGAAAAATTATTTGGCCTTAATGGAAAGACGGCAATTGTTACCGGCGGCGGCAGGGGCATAGGCCAGGTGGTTGCCCTTGGGCTTGCTAAGGCGGGGGCGGAGATCGCCATTATTTCCCGTACCGGGGCTGATGAAACGGTTCGGCTTATCGAGAAGGAAGGTGGGAAAGCCTACAGCCTCCTGGCGGATGTTACCAAGGAAAGCGAAGTGGATACTGCCCTTAAAACGGTGGTTTCCCGATCCGGTTCCCTGGATATTGTTTTTAATAATGCCGGGGTTTGTATCCACAAGGATACCCTGGAGGCCAGTATCGCCGAATGGCGGGAAGTGCTGGATATCAATCTGACCGGTGAATATATCGTCGCCCGGGCGGCGGGAAAGATCATGATTGAACGGCACATTAAAGGAAGTATTATCAACATGGCTTCCATGTCCGGTTCCATTGTGAATGTACCCCAATGGCAGGCTTCCTATAACGCTTCTAAAGCCGGTGTTATCCACATGACCCGTTCCTTGGCGGTGGAATGGTCCCAGTACGGTATCCGGGTGAACAGCCTGAGTCCGGGGTATATCGGCACTCCCATGAGCGTCGATACCCCTCAGGAACTGAAGGACGCCTGGATGCCCCTGATCCCCGCCCATCGTATGGGTGATCCCGAAGAATTGGTGGGGGCAGTGATCTATCTGGCCGCAGCAAGTTCAGGTTACACCAACGGGAGCGACCTGATTGTCGATGGAGCGTATGTTTGTATGTAAGGTTTTGTTGGGTACTTAGTCCGCAGGGATAGTATATATTTTATTTTTTATGGAGGAAAGAAGGATGAAAAAGGTTTTAGTATGTTTCTTGATTTTCGCAGCCTGTACATTCAGTTTTGCCGCAGGGTCGAAGGATACCGCCGGTAAGGGGCACCTGTTTGGTTTTACCGCTATGGATTTGACCAATCCCCCCCTGGTTACTTTGAGGGATAGTGTTCAAAAGGCAGTTGAAGCCAAAGGGGATCGCCTGATTTCTGTTGATGGGTACCTTGATCAGACTAAGCAGAATAATGGTATTGAGGATATGATTACCCAGGGTATTGAGATCCTGTTTCTGCAGCCCGTCGATTCCCAGAGCGTTCAGCCGGCCTTGGAAGCCTGCAAAGCTGCCGGGATAAAGGTAGTGGTTGTTGATTCCGGTGTTGCCAGAGCGGATCTTACCGCATCATTTGTTTCATCAGACAGTATTCAAGCAGGAAAACTGAGCGGACAGGCGATTATCGACGCCCTCCCTAACGGCGGTAAACTTGCCCTTATTGAAAATCCTCTGGCGGAATCGATTGTTTCCCGGGTTAAGGGTTTGGAATCCGCGCTTCAGGGCAGCAAGGTTACTATTGTGGAGCGGAAGTCTATTTCCAGAATGGAACAAGCCCTTCCCACCGCAGAGGATATACTCCAGGCGCATCCCGACTTAGACGCCTTCTGGGGCCTGAATGATGATGTAAGTCTGATTATCCAGGGCGCCGTAGAATCCTCCGGGGCCGCTGCTAAAGTTAAGGTCTTCAGTATTGATGGTACCCCTTCGGGGAAAAGATCCGTTGCCCGGAACGGTTTATACGCCGTAGTCGCCCAGTCTGATATACTGATGGGGACCACCGCTGCGGATGTTGCATATAAAATCCTGGCGGGGGAAAAAGTAGATCCCGTTTACCTTATTGATACCAAGCTTATTGACAGGAAAAACATCGGACAGTTTGACGTTGATTCTTGGGAATAAATAAACGGAGAAAAAGCCTTGAAAGATACCGTGCTTTTGGAAATGAAAAATATCACTAAGCAATTCCCCGGAATCAAGGCTTTGGATGGGGTTGATTTTGATCTGCAGGCCGGGGAAGTTCATGCCCTGCTTGGAGAGAACGGCGCAGGAAAATCAACCCTTATTAAAATCTTAGGCGGTATATACCCCAAGGATGGGGGGGATATCCTCATCAATGGTACCCCTGTGGATATTCACGAGGTGAATAATGCCAGAGATTTGGGTATCAGTGTCATCCATCAGGAATTGGTTCTTGTTCCCCAGTTAAGCGTGGCGGAAAATATTTTTCTTGGGCGGGAGCCGCGAAAGCGGAATCGCTTGATCGACTTTGATGTCATGCGCAAAGAAGCAGGACGGATTCTTTCAGAGCTGGATTTGAGTATAGATCCTGATAAAAGAGTGTGGAGACTGTCCATTGCCCAACAACAGATGGTTGAGGTAGCAAAGGCAATTTCGTTTAACGCAAAGATAATTGTAATGGATGAACCCACCTCTTCCATAACCAGTAAGGATGTGGATGCGCTCTTTACAAAAATAAGACGTTTACGGTCCATGGGAATTGGTATTATTTATATTTCCCACCGCATGAGCGAGCTCCAGGAAATTGCCGACAGGGTAACGGTACTGCGGGACGGGAAATATGTGGCAACAAAAAAAACGGCGGAGACTTCGAATGACGAATTGATAGCCCTTATGGTCGGCAGGGCTATGACCAACTACTATACCCGGACTTATAATAAGTATCCCGAAATTATTCTTAAAGTGGATCATATGACCACCCCAGTGGTGCATGATATCAGTTTTGAGTTAAAAAAAGGAGAAATCCTTGGATTTTCCGGCCTTATCGGGGCCGGCAGAACCGAGGCCATATTGGGCCTCATGGGGCTCCATGAGGTGCTGTCAGGAAAAATCTATCTGGAGGGGAAGGAGCTTTCCCCCAAATTAAGCGTAAGAAACCATATCCGTAAAGGGATGGCCCTGGTGCCCGAGGACCGGAAAGGGGAAGGTATATTCCCGCTCCGCTCCCTCCGCTTTAATATGACCTTAAAGGTTTTGGGGCAATTCATCAAAGGGGTGGTGAACAATTTACAGGAAGAGCACAGGATTACTGATAATGGCATAGAAAAATTATCAATCCGCTCTGCCAATGATCTGGTTCCCATAGGACTTCTCTCCGGGGGAAATCAACAAAAAGTAATATTGGCTTCTTGGCTGGCAACTAACCCAAAAATATTGATTTTGGATGAACCGACCAAGGGAATTGACGTGGGCGCAAAGGGCGAGATCTACGAAATCATGAATGAACTTGCTAAAGCGGGGGTTGCCATCATTATGATTTCCAGTGAGCTGCCGGAAGTAATAAATATGAGCGACCGGGTAGTGGTAATGAGAGAAGGCAGAATCCAGAAGATCCTTGATCAAGGGGAAATTTCTCAGGAAACAATAATGCAATATGCGGTAGCAATATAATGCTATCGGAAGGGCAGGAGTAACCATAGTGAAAGCTGACATTATACAAAAACTTGGGATCCGAAATTTTGGCAGCGGTGTAGCAGCTTATTTGCGGCGAAACGCGGGAATAATGATAGGCTTGGTACTGGTGTGTATTGTTATTTCCATCCGGTCCCCCATCTTTCTAACCCAGCGTAATATTATGAATGTACTGCGGCAGATATCAACAAATATGTATCTGGCCACATCCATGACCTTGATCCTTATTGCCGGAGGGATCGACCTGTCCGTGGGGTCCGCCCTTGCGGTGATCGGGGTCCTTAGCGGAACCCTGCTCTTGTCCGGTATATCGGTACCCTTGGTAATTATCATATGCCTTATAGCCGGAGTTTTTATCGGTCTCATTAACGGAATTATTATTTCACGTACCACCCTGCCGCCCTTTATTGTTACCTTCTCCATGATGAGCATTTTGCGGGGTACAGCCTATGTGTACACCGGCGGCGTAACCGCACGGATCGACAATCCGGTTTTTATAAATCTTGGTACAGGATATCTGGGCATTGTTCCGCTGCCGGTAATTTATATGTTAGTTATTATGTTCATTGTGTTTTTAATTCTGAATAAAAGCGCCCTGGGGCGTCATATATATGCTACCGGAGGCAATGAACGGGCCGCTATTTACAGCGGTATTAATGTGCGGCGGATTCGGCTCTTTGTGTATATTTTCAGCGGTGTTATGGCCTCCGTTGCGGGCATGACCCTGGCTGCCCGCTCCTACAGCGGTAACCCGATTTTTGGGAACGGCGCCGAGATGGACGCCATTGCCGCCTGCGTCCTTGGCGGGGTCAGTATGAACGGCGACGGGGGCTTCATCGGCGGGACCTTTATCGGCGCCCTGATTATCGGCGTCCTGAATAACGGGCTAAATCTGATGGGCATCGATTCTTTCTGGCAGACTATTCTTAAAGGGGTAGTTATTTTAGTTGCAGTTTATGTAGACTATTTAAAGAGCCTGAAAAAAGCCGGCATAAAATAGAACAGACGACGACCGGCTTAAGGGGGATGGTATGGCCTTTTTAAGCGGAAATATTTATTCAAAATCTCTGTTGATGGATACCCGGATTCAGCTTTTCCTGCCCCAGGATGGGCGGCGTTATGTGTGGAAGGAACGTCCCAAAACCCTCATTCTGCTCCATGGACTTTCCGATGATGCCTCGGTCTGGGGTAGGATGACTGCGGTGCAACGTTATGCCGAACGCTACAATCTGGCGTTAGTTATGCCGGAAGTACACCGCAGCTTCTATCACGATATGAAAAATGGGCAGAAATACTACCACTATATAACGGAAGAGCTGCCGGAACTGCTGGAAACTATGTTTTCGGTTTCTTTGAAACGGGAAGATCTGATGATAGCAGGGCTTTCCATGGGTGGATACGGCGCCCTCCGCTGCGCATTCGACCATCCGGAGCGTTTCGGCTGCTGCGGCGCCTTTTCCGGCGCCTATAACTTGAAGGCCCTGATTCAGGAAGCTCCAAGTATGGTGGAAATCCTGGGGGACTGGCCTGCGGATATACGGGGCATCTTTGGAGAAAACCCGGTAATAAGCGAATCTGCGGACATCCCCGTAATTCTGAAAAAGGCCAAGGCTGTAAGCCAGGCTGCGGGAGTCCCCTTGCCCAAACTGTACATGGTCTGCGGTACCGCCGATTTTATCTACCAACATTCGGTGGACACCCATAATCTGCTTAATGAGCTGGGTATAGAACACCGGTTTGATGAATTTCCCGGCGCCTTCCATGAATGGGATGTCTGGGACGAGGCGATTGAACGGATGCTGAAACTATTCCTGGGCGAAGGGCGTAAGGATTGGGTTTAAAATTAACTGAGCGCCGGTATGTTGTTATATGGCATCCCGGTCAATTTTCTTTAAAAGGAGTTTATGTATGATATCTTACCATGGAGCTGATGCTAATTTTTCCCTGGAAGGGAAAACCGCTATTATTACCGGAGGCGCCGCCGGAATAGGCAATGCTACGGCACAGTTTTTTGCCAAGAAAGGCGTGAATCTCATTCTGGCGGATCTGAATCCGGAAACGGATTCCATCGCTAAAAAAATCGGACCTAAACATATCGGCGTTGTGGGGAATATCTGCGATGGCGCCTATCGTAAGCATGTACTGGAAGCGGGTGTGAAGACCTTTGGAAAAATTGATATACTGGTAAACAGCGCCGGTATCGGGGTTCTGGAAAAGGCGGAGATCCTTTCCGAAGATTACTGGGATCGTACTTTAAACATTAACCTTAAGGCCAGTTTTATGATGGCCCAGGTTTTCGGTTCCTATTTAATTGAAAAAAAGCTTCCCGGCTCTATTGTCAGTCTGGCTTCCCAGGCGGGTGTTATCGCCCTGGATAAACATGTGGCGTACTGTGCCAGTAAGGGGGGGATCATTTCCATGACCCAGGTTCTGGCCCTTGAATGGGGTAAGTACGACATACGGGTGAATTGCGTATCCCCTACGGTGGTATTAACCGAGCTTGGTCATAAAGCCTGGGACGGACCGGTGGGAGACGCCTTTAAGAAGGAAATCCCCGCCGAACGGTTTGCCGAACCTGATGAAATCGCCGGGGTTATCGCTTTCCTGTGCAGCGATACTGCGGCCATGATTACCGGACATAATTTGCTTGTTGACGGCGGATATACAAGTAAATAGAATAGGGCAGAGAGGAGAAAAGTGATATGCAGCGTATCCTAAATAATCCGGATGATATTGTTGATGAAATGCTCAAGGGCTTCGTCAAAGTACATGGTGATATTGTAACAACCACGGATAACCCCAGGGTTCTTAAGCGGAAAGATATTCCTGCCGGCAAGGTCGGAGTGGTTACCGGCGGCGGTAGTGGGCATAAGCCGGCCTTTATCGGTTATATCGGGGAAAATCTCTGCGATGCTGTGGCGGTGGGGGAGATTTGTTCTTCCCCTACGGCGGCGGCCTTTCTGGATGCCTTTAAGACGGCGGATCGGGGCAAGGGCGTGGCCTGTCTCTACGGGAACTACTCCGGGGACAACATGAATGTAAAGATGGCGGTTAAGATGGCCAAAAAGGAAGGTCTTGAAGTAAAGACCGTGGTGGCCAATGACGATGTCGCTTCGGCCCCCAAGGACGAGCAGGAAAAGCGGCGGGGTGTGGCCGGGGAAGTGCTGATGTGGAAAGTCGGCGGCGCTAAAGCCGCCGCCGGCGGGAACCTGGATGAGGTTATCGCCGCAGCCCAAAAAGCCATTGATAATACCCGCAGCGTTGGTATCGGCCTAACCCCCTGTACCCTGCCTGCGGTGGGGCATCCTAATTTTGAAATTAAACCGGGAACCATGGAAGTCGGTATCGGCCACCATGGGGAGCCGGGGATTGAGGTCTGTCCCCTGGAAACTGCAGCCCAGATGGCCAAACGGATGGTGGATGTGGTTCTGCCCGACTATCCTTTCGTTTCGGGGGATGAGGTGGTGGTATTGGTATCCGGGCTGGGCGCTACGCCGATTATGGAGATCTATGTGCTCTATGACGAAATAGAAAAACTCATCGCCGGAAAGGGTATCAGGATCCACCGGGGGTATGCGGGAAATTACTTCACCTCTCTCGAAATGATGGGTGCAACTTTGACCGTCATGAAGCTGGACGATGAGCTTAAAAAATTGGTGGATATGCCCTGCTACAGCATGGGTATCAAACAAAAATAGGGAGAAACGATCTTGGGTGGATTTAAAGTCAAAGACGGTAAGCCGGTTCTTTTAAAGATGGTTGCGGGGATTCAACAGAATAAGGACTACCTTGGGGAAGTTGATGGCCTTATCGGAGACGGCGATCATGGTATGAATATGAACAAGGGCTTTACCATGTTTGCTGAGCAGATAGCAGCTAAGGATATAGGCTTTACCGAGGGGCTGGATGAACTGGGGAACCTTCTGTTTTCCAAGATTGGCGGCTCCATGGGACCAATCTATGGGTCAATTTTTATGAGCATGGCGGAATCAATAGAAGATCTTGAAGAGATAGATACTGCGGATGTTTCAAAAATGGTAAATGCCGGACTTGACGGCCTGCATGAAGTGGTAAAGGGCGAAGTTGGGGATAAGACCCTGGTGGATACCCTGGCGCCGGCTAATGAGGCCCTTAAACAGGCTGCAAAGGCGGGGAAATCCCTTCCCGAAGCGTTAGAAGAAATGAAAGCCGCCGCCGCAAAGGGCAGGGATTCAACCAAGGACCTGGTGGCCAAGTTCGGCCGTTCCAGCCGTCTGGGAGAGCGTTCCCGGGGAGTCCTGGACGCCGGGGCCGTATCCTGCTGCATCATTCTTACCACCATAGCGGATGGTATTGTTGAACAGCTAAGGGCGGGCGCCTGATGCATACTATTGTTATCGGCTGCGATAATGCTGCGGTTCCCATGAAAAACATGTTGATCAAGTTTCTGGAGAGTAAGGGTGTTACCGTGGAGAACAAGGGCTGCGACAGTGCCGATGACCCAACCAATTATCCTTCGGTAGCAAAAAGGGTTTGCCAAGCTATCATCGAAAGCGGATACACTAAGCGGGGCATCCTGGTTTGTGGTACCGGTATCGGCATGGCCATGTCGGCAAATAAGTTTAAGGGTATCCGTGCGGCCTGTTGTCACGATAATTTTTCTGCGGAACGTTCCATACTCAGCAATAACGCTAATGTGCTTACCATGGGAGAGCGGGTTATTGGCCATGAGCTGGCGAAGAAAATTGTGGGGGAATGGATCACCCTGGAATTTAAAGAAGGCCCCTCATCACCCAAGGTTCAGGAAATCATCGCCATTGAAAACGCAAATATGAAATAGCTAACAGGCCCTATAGGGTTCAAGGTCCTCCGGATGGAGGGCCTTTTTTCTGCCAGCCCATAATTCAGCGATACGAAAACCAATGAAGAATCCCATACAGAATCAACTTGCTAGAGTAAATATTATAGTTTCGTACGAAACTTTTATTTGACTTTTTTGTTTATTTTAGTATCTTATAAGCAAGGGAAAACAAATAAATCCCCTTAAAATCGGTAGCGCTACGGATTAAAACGAAACTAACAAACATGAAAGGAAGGTAAAAGATGACGGAAAGACACAACCGAATTTTAGAACTCCTGGCTCAGAATCATCGGATTGAGGTGGCGATTCTGGCTGAACTCTTGGATGTTTCGCAGGTAACGGTGCGAAAAGACCTGGATCAGCTTGAAGAACGGGGACTTATACGCCGGGAACATGGATTTGCCCTTTTTGGCTCCTTTGATGATGTGGGAAGACGTATGGCCTTTCACTACGACATCAAACGAAGGATGGCAAAGGCCGCCGCGGAACTAGTGGAGGATGAGGAGACGGTGATGATAGAATCCGGTTCCTGCTGCGCCCTTCTGGCGGAGGAACTGGCTAACAGTAAGCGGGATGTTACTATTGTCACTAATTCCGCCTTTATCGCCAACCATATACGGCATGCGCCCTACGGAAAGGTAATCCTCCTGGGAGGGGAATACCAGAAAAATTCCCAGGTTCTGGTTGGGCCTATAATGCGGAAGTACACCGAGTTTTTTATGGCCGATAAGTTTTTTATCGGGACCGATGGTTTTACCACGAAATTTGGATTTACCGGAAGGGATCATTATCGGGCCCAGGCGGTACGGGATATGGCAGAACAGGCAAAGCGGATCATCGTTTTAACGGAATCTGAAAAATTCTTCCACCAGGGTGTTGAAGGCTTGGTTCGGATCGAGGATGTCGCGGCGGTATTCACGGATGATAAAATCCCCCATGACATTGATACATTCTTAACCGAAAGAAAGATCATCGTTAATAAGGTACCCGCAGTTGTCCAGCCCATTGCCACCGTGCTGGGAAATGTTGTTCGGTAAAGCTTCGCTCCATCCGTAAGTCTCCTGAAGAGTGACCGCCTCTCTTCAGGGGACTTTTCATATGAGAAAAGTAAAATTTTAGTTTCGTAAGAAGGAACTTCTATTGACATATGAAGCATTTTGAGATACTCTAATCTTTTAGGGAGTATCGGATTGATAAAGAGACATGTAAAGATTCTTGATATAATCACAGAGCGTCAAAAACTTGAGGTTAGCGTCCTGGCGGAACTCCTGGGTGTATCCAAGGTAACGGTACGCAAGGATTTGGCGGAACTTGAGGAGATGGGGGTTCTCCGGCGTGAACATGGTTATGCGGTCATCGGCGCTGTGGACGATGTGGGACGCCGTCTGGCCTATCATTACGACATAAAAAAGCAGATAGCCCAGGCCGCTGCCCAGACCGTGAATAATGGGGAAACGGTAATTATCGAATCCGGTTCCTGCTGCGCCCTTCTGGCGGAAGAACTAGCCGCTACTAAGCGGGATGTTACGATAATCACCAATTCTTCTTTTATAGCCAACCACGTACGCCATGCCTCTCATATCAAGATTATTCTCCTGGGGGGTGACTATCAGAGCGAATCCCAGGTAGCGGTGGGCCCTATCACCATAAAATGTGTGGGGGATTTTTTTACGGATAAACTTTTCATCGGAACCGATGGGTTTACCGAGAAATTTGGGTTTACCGGCAGGGACCATCTGCGGGCCGAGACCGTTCAGGGTATCGCGAAACAGGCCCGGCAGGTGATGGTATTAACGGAATCGGAAAAGTTTTTTCACCAGGGGGTGGTTGGGTTGGTACGTACTACGGATGTTTCAACGGTTTATACCGATGATCGGATACCCCCGGAGACGGAGGCCTTTTTATCTAAGAATCATG
Coding sequences within:
- a CDS encoding DeoR/GlpR family DNA-binding transcription regulator is translated as MIKRHVKILDIITERQKLEVSVLAELLGVSKVTVRKDLAELEEMGVLRREHGYAVIGAVDDVGRRLAYHYDIKKQIAQAAAQTVNNGETVIIESGSCCALLAEELAATKRDVTIITNSSFIANHVRHASHIKIILLGGDYQSESQVAVGPITIKCVGDFFTDKLFIGTDGFTEKFGFTGRDHLRAETVQGIAKQARQVMVLTESEKFFHQGVVGLVRTTDVSTVYTDDRIPPETEAFLSKNHVMVHKVPDGSSAGTPQTTV
- a CDS encoding DeoR/GlpR family DNA-binding transcription regulator is translated as MTERHNRILELLAQNHRIEVAILAELLDVSQVTVRKDLDQLEERGLIRREHGFALFGSFDDVGRRMAFHYDIKRRMAKAAAELVEDEETVMIESGSCCALLAEELANSKRDVTIVTNSAFIANHIRHAPYGKVILLGGEYQKNSQVLVGPIMRKYTEFFMADKFFIGTDGFTTKFGFTGRDHYRAQAVRDMAEQAKRIIVLTESEKFFHQGVEGLVRIEDVAAVFTDDKIPHDIDTFLTERKIIVNKVPAVVQPIATVLGNVVR